The following coding sequences lie in one Peribacillus frigoritolerans genomic window:
- a CDS encoding cytochrome d ubiquinol oxidase subunit II, which translates to MSDALLAITLVWGFIFLYAIMASMDFGAGFWAMTYIKKEETNATKIANSYLSPTWEVTNTFVVGLVIAIYSLFPGAVFPIGVALIVPASLILVLLCIRSAFLVFSHSVDKYEKALTYISGLTGLIIPGLLISVLPITHLGFVEGARGNEELNLFKLFTSPNEYAFVGFGIMSTLFLSSLLLSDYSKQADEMKAYKIYRRDAMITGPLMLVMALLVMLTLRNEANWIYQGMMKNSGLLFVSLIFFIISGIALYLPYFSKREVKGMPRLAVIAIIIQYLIGSYVYGIAHLPYIIYPNVTILSGFTDPTSFRAVFATYIVGFAILVPGFYYFWSIFMKDQRRKFKRRQMSN; encoded by the coding sequence ATGAGTGATGCTCTTCTTGCAATAACACTGGTCTGGGGCTTTATTTTTCTTTATGCCATCATGGCCTCTATGGATTTCGGCGCTGGCTTCTGGGCAATGACTTACATTAAAAAGGAAGAAACGAATGCCACCAAGATCGCAAATAGCTATTTATCACCAACTTGGGAAGTGACCAATACTTTTGTCGTTGGTCTTGTCATTGCGATTTACAGTTTATTTCCAGGTGCGGTTTTCCCGATAGGGGTAGCCTTGATCGTTCCCGCGAGCCTGATACTTGTCCTGCTATGTATTAGGAGTGCTTTCTTGGTTTTCTCTCATAGCGTAGACAAATATGAAAAAGCGTTAACGTATATTTCAGGGTTGACGGGATTGATCATACCTGGGCTATTAATCAGCGTATTGCCAATCACCCATCTTGGATTTGTAGAAGGCGCGAGAGGAAATGAAGAATTGAATCTATTTAAACTTTTCACGAGTCCGAATGAGTATGCATTTGTGGGGTTCGGAATTATGAGCACGCTTTTTTTATCATCTTTGCTCCTGTCCGATTACTCAAAGCAGGCTGATGAAATGAAAGCATACAAAATATATCGCAGGGATGCGATGATAACGGGACCGCTTATGTTGGTCATGGCTTTGTTGGTTATGCTCACGTTAAGAAACGAAGCGAATTGGATCTACCAAGGAATGATGAAAAATTCTGGATTGTTATTCGTCTCGCTCATTTTTTTCATCATTAGCGGGATAGCACTGTACTTACCCTATTTTTCCAAGCGGGAGGTTAAAGGGATGCCCCGCCTCGCTGTAATAGCGATCATCATACAGTATTTAATTGGCAGTTATGTTTATGGTATCGCACATTTACCTTATATCATATATCCAAATGTCACAATTCTTTCAGGATTTACCGATCCAACCTCATTCCGGGCCGTGTTTGCCACATATATCGTGGGCTTTGCGATATTAGTGCCAGGGTTCTATTATTTCTGGTCCATCTTCATGAAAGATCAGCGTCGAAAGTTCAAGCGGCGACAAATGTCAAATTAG
- a CDS encoding flavin monoamine oxidase family protein — protein MLAVIRNGLGPSPIPKKIIILGAGMSGLVAASLLKQAGHDVTILEATGRVGGRVLTIREPFSEGSYLEAGAMRIPNYHYLVAEYIKKYGLRVNTFVNATPNDPIYANGIKTTAAIYQRNPDILRYPVAPHERGKTAEELLNMAIKPVTDFIIQNPRRNWEIVIKEFDKYSMSFFLQYNPVGISLSTGAIESIKVLMGLEGFPELSFPAILRELMPLFNPDVKFFSIDGGNDRLPYAFLPELRDNLNFRYEVTKIIQHDNQVTIHSKHTQSQNPLTVTGDLAIVTIPLQLLQFIDIEPRNSFSHNKWKAIRELHYAASTKIGLQFTHRFWEKEGIFGGKLTTDLPIRFSYYPSQTSNQRESGLILASYTWEDDATLWDILPEKDRIQHALKNLAVIHGKQVYDHFLSGASYSWTLNQYAYGAFSMFKPGQETDLFPYIPTPEGRVHFAGEHTSTVPAWIEGAIQSGIRVAHEVSDLPRTFAVP, from the coding sequence ATGCTGGCTGTTATCAGAAATGGCCTGGGGCCTTCCCCAATCCCCAAAAAAATCATTATCCTTGGTGCCGGAATGTCTGGGTTGGTTGCAGCATCCCTTTTAAAACAAGCGGGGCACGATGTAACGATATTGGAAGCAACCGGGAGGGTTGGAGGGCGTGTTTTGACCATACGGGAGCCATTTTCAGAAGGTTCCTACCTTGAAGCCGGTGCCATGCGCATTCCGAATTATCATTACCTAGTTGCTGAATACATCAAGAAGTATGGTTTACGTGTCAACACTTTTGTGAATGCGACTCCTAATGATCCCATTTATGCCAATGGAATCAAGACGACCGCTGCCATATATCAAAGGAACCCGGATATACTGAGGTACCCTGTAGCTCCCCATGAAAGAGGTAAAACAGCTGAAGAATTACTCAACATGGCAATTAAGCCTGTGACTGACTTCATCATTCAAAACCCACGTAGAAATTGGGAAATAGTCATTAAAGAGTTTGATAAATACTCCATGAGCTTCTTTTTGCAGTACAATCCAGTCGGAATCAGTCTATCAACAGGGGCGATTGAAAGCATAAAAGTCCTGATGGGTTTAGAAGGATTCCCTGAACTTTCTTTTCCGGCCATACTTCGGGAGCTTATGCCGCTCTTTAATCCAGATGTAAAGTTTTTTTCAATCGACGGAGGAAACGACCGGCTTCCATATGCTTTTCTACCGGAATTGAGGGATAATTTAAACTTCAGATATGAAGTGACAAAAATCATCCAACATGATAATCAAGTCACCATCCATTCCAAACATACCCAAAGCCAAAACCCCTTAACGGTTACCGGTGACCTTGCGATCGTGACGATTCCTCTTCAATTACTGCAATTTATAGATATTGAACCCCGGAATTCCTTTTCCCATAATAAGTGGAAGGCAATAAGGGAACTTCATTATGCCGCATCCACAAAAATTGGACTTCAGTTCACGCATAGGTTTTGGGAAAAGGAAGGAATCTTCGGCGGTAAATTAACGACCGATTTACCTATTAGGTTCTCTTATTACCCCAGTCAAACGAGCAACCAGCGTGAATCCGGTCTCATCTTAGCAAGTTATACATGGGAAGATGACGCTACATTATGGGATATACTTCCGGAAAAAGACCGAATACAACACGCATTGAAAAATTTGGCAGTGATCCATGGAAAACAAGTATATGATCATTTTTTATCAGGAGCTTCTTATAGCTGGACACTGAATCAGTATGCCTACGGCGCTTTCTCCATGTTTAAACCTGGTCAGGAAACGGACTTGTTTCCATATATCCCCACCCCAGAAGGAAGGGTCCACTTCGCTGGTGAGCATACATCAACCGTACCAGCTTGGATTGAAGGAGCCATTCAATCCGGCATCAGGGTTGCACATGAAGTGAGTGATCTGCCTAGAACATTCGCTGTTCCTTGA
- a CDS encoding cytochrome ubiquinol oxidase subunit I — translation MDHIQMARAMFGTNMAVHIIFATIGVGLPMMMLAAELMYQRTKDLQYVVMAKRWTKTLGVLLGVGIPTGTIAGVQLSLLWPGFMEVIGRVMALPFQIEIYAFMVEALFMSIYVYAAEKIKPWARIVSLFFVAFGALASAVLISNVHAFEGTPAGFRFENGEIVDVDPWAAFFNPSFLVTAGHTALTAYTTGAFVVASVAAYKMLKNKYGTAEFNFHQKALRLSLVLGLVFSFLTALNGHATTQHLYREQPEKLAAAEGLFETQDHAGLTLFGYTDREAQEVKYGIEFPWLLSFLSGNSFDTVVTGLNDFPEEYWPPLYVHILFNAMVIIGSGLIALALFALVWNKWLKKETYPKWILWLFVASGPLSVISIECGWIFACTGRQPWTIYRMLTTEDSVTSYENLGFLFTMFIIVYIILCVSVVFTLLYYFKRHSVMDDIYKAEQKDVRLFDSNS, via the coding sequence ATGGATCATATACAAATGGCCCGTGCGATGTTCGGGACGAATATGGCTGTACATATCATATTTGCAACGATCGGCGTCGGGTTGCCGATGATGATGTTGGCAGCGGAATTGATGTATCAAAGGACAAAGGATTTACAGTATGTCGTCATGGCTAAACGCTGGACGAAAACATTAGGAGTTTTACTTGGGGTCGGCATTCCGACTGGTACGATTGCTGGTGTGCAGCTGTCACTATTATGGCCTGGGTTCATGGAAGTGATTGGACGTGTCATGGCGCTTCCATTCCAGATCGAGATTTATGCATTCATGGTTGAAGCGCTGTTCATGTCAATCTACGTGTATGCAGCTGAAAAAATCAAGCCATGGGCCCGAATCGTCAGTTTATTCTTTGTTGCATTCGGAGCATTGGCTTCGGCTGTTTTGATTTCTAATGTCCATGCTTTTGAAGGTACACCTGCTGGGTTCCGGTTTGAAAATGGGGAAATCGTCGATGTCGATCCTTGGGCGGCATTTTTCAACCCAAGTTTCTTGGTGACGGCGGGACATACAGCCTTGACTGCTTATACTACAGGCGCTTTTGTCGTAGCGTCCGTTGCAGCCTATAAGATGCTGAAAAATAAATATGGCACTGCTGAATTTAATTTTCACCAAAAAGCACTGAGGCTTAGTCTTGTCTTGGGTTTGGTTTTTTCTTTTTTGACGGCATTGAACGGTCATGCGACTACACAGCATTTATATAGGGAACAGCCGGAAAAACTGGCGGCGGCAGAAGGGTTGTTTGAAACACAGGACCATGCCGGACTTACCTTGTTCGGTTATACCGATAGGGAAGCCCAGGAGGTGAAGTATGGGATTGAATTCCCATGGTTATTAAGCTTTCTATCTGGTAATAGCTTCGATACGGTCGTGACCGGTTTAAACGATTTTCCGGAAGAGTATTGGCCTCCGCTTTATGTCCATATCTTATTCAACGCAATGGTCATCATTGGTTCAGGCTTAATCGCGTTGGCACTGTTTGCATTGGTATGGAATAAATGGCTGAAAAAGGAGACATATCCGAAATGGATTCTTTGGCTGTTTGTTGCGTCAGGGCCGCTTTCGGTGATTTCAATTGAATGCGGTTGGATTTTTGCCTGTACAGGCAGACAGCCATGGACGATATACAGGATGCTGACCACGGAGGATTCAGTCACTTCGTACGAAAACCTTGGGTTTTTATTCACGATGTTCATTATTGTATATATCATTTTATGCGTTTCTGTCGTGTTTACACTTTTGTATTATTTCAAACGTCATTCCGTAATGGATGATATATATAAGGCCGAACAGAAAGATGTAAGGCTTTTCGATTCGAATTCATAA